The following are from one region of the Rhipicephalus microplus isolate Deutch F79 chromosome 1, USDA_Rmic, whole genome shotgun sequence genome:
- the LOC119178349 gene encoding ADP-ribose pyrophosphatase, mitochondrial isoform X1, with amino-acid sequence MLTESLLKVCVYMSTFVPRTMRIHTKCRGATYPGTNVKRLNVPDDKVPWTSQWPDYRPPEYSIPGLSSKPWADPELGADFLPCWNTLDGHVDRRSREGTYVVVDGRPLNPRGRTGLSGRGRLGRWGPNHAGDPVVTRWKRDAGGNKVMNQCSQLPVLQFVAIARRDSGEWAIPGGMVDPGELVSATLRREFSEEAMNSLSLSEKDKQTLEKSLELFFNEGVEVYKGYVDDPRNTDNAWMETVACNFHDDSGNITGKFTLEAGDDATKVKWTDINKELHLYASHSDLVHKVVQRLKAHW; translated from the exons ATGCTGACAGAAAGTTTGCTGAAAGTTTGTGTCTACATGTCC ACGTTCGTGCCCAGGACAATGCGTATTCATACCAAGTGTCGCGGTGCGACTTATCCCGGAACGAACGTGAAGCGTTTAAATGTACCGGATGACAAGGTGCCCTGGACTTCGCAGTGGCCCGACTACAGGCCGCCCGAGTACAGCATACCTGGCCTCTCGTCCAAACCGTGGGCAGACCCTGAACTGGG GGCTGATTTCTTGCCATGCTGGAATACTTTGGATGGCCATGTCGATAGACGGAGCCGCGAGGGGACATACGTTGTGGTTGATGGCAGACCTCTGAATCCTCGTGGCCGGACAGGACTCTCCGGACGGGGACGATTAGGGCGGTGGGGGCCCAATCATGCCGGTGATCCCGTTGTCACAAG ATGGAAGAGAGATGCAGGAGGCAATAAGGTTATGAACCAGTGCAGCCAACTGCCGGTGCTGCAGTTTGTGGCCATTGCGAGGAGAGACTCTGGCGAGTGGGCCATTCCTGGG GGGATGGTGGACCCAGGAGAGCTGGTTAGTGCTACGCTACGAAGGGAATTCTCTGAAGAGGCCATGAACAGCTTGTCTCTAAGTGAAAAGGATAAGCAGACACTGGAGAAATCTCTCGAGTTGTTCTTCAATGAAGGTGTTGAG GTTTATAAAGGCTATGTGGATGACCCACGGAACACGGACAATGCTTGGATGGAGACAGTTGCTTGCAATTTTCATGATGACAGTGGCAACATCACAGGCAAGTTCACACTCGAAGCTGGGGATGACGCAACTAAGGTCAAGTGGACAGATATCAACAAGGAGCTCCACCTTTATGCTAGCCATTCGGACTTAGTGCATAAGGTAGTCCAGCGGCTCAAGGCTCACTGGTAA
- the LOC119178349 gene encoding ADP-ribose pyrophosphatase, mitochondrial isoform X2: MTFVPRTMRIHTKCRGATYPGTNVKRLNVPDDKVPWTSQWPDYRPPEYSIPGLSSKPWADPELGADFLPCWNTLDGHVDRRSREGTYVVVDGRPLNPRGRTGLSGRGRLGRWGPNHAGDPVVTRWKRDAGGNKVMNQCSQLPVLQFVAIARRDSGEWAIPGGMVDPGELVSATLRREFSEEAMNSLSLSEKDKQTLEKSLELFFNEGVEVYKGYVDDPRNTDNAWMETVACNFHDDSGNITGKFTLEAGDDATKVKWTDINKELHLYASHSDLVHKVVQRLKAHW; this comes from the exons atg ACGTTCGTGCCCAGGACAATGCGTATTCATACCAAGTGTCGCGGTGCGACTTATCCCGGAACGAACGTGAAGCGTTTAAATGTACCGGATGACAAGGTGCCCTGGACTTCGCAGTGGCCCGACTACAGGCCGCCCGAGTACAGCATACCTGGCCTCTCGTCCAAACCGTGGGCAGACCCTGAACTGGG GGCTGATTTCTTGCCATGCTGGAATACTTTGGATGGCCATGTCGATAGACGGAGCCGCGAGGGGACATACGTTGTGGTTGATGGCAGACCTCTGAATCCTCGTGGCCGGACAGGACTCTCCGGACGGGGACGATTAGGGCGGTGGGGGCCCAATCATGCCGGTGATCCCGTTGTCACAAG ATGGAAGAGAGATGCAGGAGGCAATAAGGTTATGAACCAGTGCAGCCAACTGCCGGTGCTGCAGTTTGTGGCCATTGCGAGGAGAGACTCTGGCGAGTGGGCCATTCCTGGG GGGATGGTGGACCCAGGAGAGCTGGTTAGTGCTACGCTACGAAGGGAATTCTCTGAAGAGGCCATGAACAGCTTGTCTCTAAGTGAAAAGGATAAGCAGACACTGGAGAAATCTCTCGAGTTGTTCTTCAATGAAGGTGTTGAG GTTTATAAAGGCTATGTGGATGACCCACGGAACACGGACAATGCTTGGATGGAGACAGTTGCTTGCAATTTTCATGATGACAGTGGCAACATCACAGGCAAGTTCACACTCGAAGCTGGGGATGACGCAACTAAGGTCAAGTGGACAGATATCAACAAGGAGCTCCACCTTTATGCTAGCCATTCGGACTTAGTGCATAAGGTAGTCCAGCGGCTCAAGGCTCACTGGTAA
- the LOC119178349 gene encoding ADP-ribose pyrophosphatase, mitochondrial isoform X3, producing MRIHTKCRGATYPGTNVKRLNVPDDKVPWTSQWPDYRPPEYSIPGLSSKPWADPELGADFLPCWNTLDGHVDRRSREGTYVVVDGRPLNPRGRTGLSGRGRLGRWGPNHAGDPVVTRWKRDAGGNKVMNQCSQLPVLQFVAIARRDSGEWAIPGGMVDPGELVSATLRREFSEEAMNSLSLSEKDKQTLEKSLELFFNEGVEVYKGYVDDPRNTDNAWMETVACNFHDDSGNITGKFTLEAGDDATKVKWTDINKELHLYASHSDLVHKVVQRLKAHW from the exons ATGCGTATTCATACCAAGTGTCGCGGTGCGACTTATCCCGGAACGAACGTGAAGCGTTTAAATGTACCGGATGACAAGGTGCCCTGGACTTCGCAGTGGCCCGACTACAGGCCGCCCGAGTACAGCATACCTGGCCTCTCGTCCAAACCGTGGGCAGACCCTGAACTGGG GGCTGATTTCTTGCCATGCTGGAATACTTTGGATGGCCATGTCGATAGACGGAGCCGCGAGGGGACATACGTTGTGGTTGATGGCAGACCTCTGAATCCTCGTGGCCGGACAGGACTCTCCGGACGGGGACGATTAGGGCGGTGGGGGCCCAATCATGCCGGTGATCCCGTTGTCACAAG ATGGAAGAGAGATGCAGGAGGCAATAAGGTTATGAACCAGTGCAGCCAACTGCCGGTGCTGCAGTTTGTGGCCATTGCGAGGAGAGACTCTGGCGAGTGGGCCATTCCTGGG GGGATGGTGGACCCAGGAGAGCTGGTTAGTGCTACGCTACGAAGGGAATTCTCTGAAGAGGCCATGAACAGCTTGTCTCTAAGTGAAAAGGATAAGCAGACACTGGAGAAATCTCTCGAGTTGTTCTTCAATGAAGGTGTTGAG GTTTATAAAGGCTATGTGGATGACCCACGGAACACGGACAATGCTTGGATGGAGACAGTTGCTTGCAATTTTCATGATGACAGTGGCAACATCACAGGCAAGTTCACACTCGAAGCTGGGGATGACGCAACTAAGGTCAAGTGGACAGATATCAACAAGGAGCTCCACCTTTATGCTAGCCATTCGGACTTAGTGCATAAGGTAGTCCAGCGGCTCAAGGCTCACTGGTAA